A window of Castanea sativa cultivar Marrone di Chiusa Pesio chromosome 1, ASM4071231v1 contains these coding sequences:
- the LOC142640299 gene encoding ABC transporter G family member 25, which translates to MPGFDVETPNGDSSNGPRFSRDSSRNTRDLPSLSSPCFPITLKFVDVCYQVKIENKQKKRNFGFKRMFCDGPTQTRDQERTILNGITGMVSPGQILAVLGPSGSGKSTFLNALSGRLHHGHGLTGTVLANGAKLSKTVLRRTGFVTQDDVLYPHLTVRETLVFCSLLRLPNSLTKEEKASMAESVISELGLVKCQNTIIGNSFIRGISGGERKRVSIANEMLNNPSLLILDEPTSGLDSTGAHRLVSTLGSLAQKGKTIVTSMHQPSSQVYQMFHSVLLLSEGRCLYFGKGSEALSYFDSVGFSPAFAMNPADFMLDLANGVCQHDNISERDKPNVKQTLFTSYNTLLAPKVKAACMDTTTIPTNKETIFIGDHSTKEHRCNNRLSLSAWFNQFSILLQRSLIERKHESFNTLRIFQVIAAAILSGLMWWHSDYKDIQDRLGLLFFIAIFWGVFPSFNAVFAFPQERAIFMKERASGMYTLSSYFMARITGDLPMELILPTIFITVTYWMAELKPELGAFLLTLSVLLGYVLVSQGLGLFLGAAIMDAKQASTLITITMLAFVLTGGFYVHKVPSCMAWIKYLSTTFYTYRLFINVQYGDGKKISSLLGCSNSKHGLNTASCKFIEEDIGGQISPVASVGILLFMFVGYRILAYIALRRIKA; encoded by the exons ATGCCAGGATTTGATGTCGAAACTCCCAATGGAGATTCATCAAACGGCCCAAGATTTTCTAGAGACAGCTCTCGAAATACGCGTGACTTGCCATCTTTATCGTCTCCTTGTTTTCCTATTACTCTCAAG TTCGTGGACGTGTGTTACCAAGTGAAGATAGAGAACAAGCAAAAAAAGCGCAATTTTGGTTTCAAACGCATGTTTTGTGATGGACCCACACAAACACGCGATCAAGAACGAACAATCCTGAATGGGATCACAGGCATGGTGTCCCCAGGACAAATCCTAGCCGTCCTAGGCCCATCAGGGAGCGGCAAATCAACGTTCCTCAATGCTCTTTCAGGTAGACTCCACCATGGTCATGGCCTCACCGGAACAGTCCTCGCCAACGGTGCTAAACTCAGCAAAACCGTGCTGAGAAGAACCGGTTTTGTGACCCAAGACGATGTTCTCTACCCTCACTTGACTGTGCGTGAAACCCTAGTCTTCTGCTCTTTACTTCGCTTACCAAACTCTTTgacaaaagaagagaaagcgTCAATGGCTGAGTCGGTGATTTCTGAGCTGGGTTTGGTGAAATGCCAAAACACAATCATAGGGAACAGTTTCATACGTGGGATTTCtggtggagagagaaagagagtgagcATAGCTAATGAGATGCTGAATAACCCTAGTTTGCTCATATTGGATGAACCCACGTCGGGCTTGGACTCAACCGGGGCACACCGGTTGGTTTCCACGTTGGGGTCATTGGCTCAAAAGGGCAAGACCATAGTGACTTCCATGCACCAACCATCTAGCCAAGTTTACCAGATGTTTCACTCAGTCTTGCTTCTCTCAGAAGGGAGGTGCTTGTACTTTGGGAAAGGCAGTGAGGCTCTCAGCTACTTTGACTCCGTCGGCTTTTCGCCAGCTTTTGCCATGAATCCTGCGGATTTTATGCTTGATCTCGCTAATG GTGTCTGCCAACATGATAATATAAGTGAACGAGATAAGCCAAATGTCAAGCAAACCCTCTTTACTTCATACAACACCTTGTTGGCTCCAAAGGTAAAAGCTGCCTGTATGGACACTACCACCATTCCAACGAATAAAGAAACCATTTTTATTGGAGACCATTCTACAAAAGAGCACAGATGCAACAATAGACTCTCCCTTTCCGCATGGTTCAACCAATTCAGCATTCTGCTTCAAAGAAGCCTCATAGAACGAAAGCACGAATCGTTTAACACACTTAGAATCTTCCAGGTAATCGCGGCTGCAATACTCTCTGGTTTAATGTGGTGGCACTCTGATTATAAGGACATTCAAGATCGTTTAGGCCTCCTCTTCTTCATTGCCATCTTTTGGGGAGTCTTCCCTTCATTTAACGCCGTGTTCGCCTTCCCTCAAGAACGTGCCATCTTTATGAAGGAGCGGGCATCCGGTATGTACACACTTTCTTCATATTTCATGGCTCGAATTACCGGAGATTTGCCAATGGAGCTCATTCTTCCCACTATTTTTATCACCGTGACTTATTGGATGGCCGAACTGAAACCAGAATTGGGTGCCTTTCTATTGACTTTGTCGGTTCTTCTCGGCTATGTGCTTGTGTCACAGGGTCTTGGCCTATTTTTAGGTGCAGCTATCATGGATGCCAAACAGGCATCTACACTGATAACTATCACAATGTTAGCATTTGTATTGACTGGAGGGTTTTACGTGCATAAGGTACCATCTTGTATGGCTTGGATAAAATACCTTTCTACCACATTTTATACTTACAGGCTCTTTATCAACGTCCAATATGGAGatggaaagaaaatttcatcattGTTGGGTTGCTCAAACTCGAAGCATGGACTCAATACAGCTAGCTGCAAGTTTATTGAAGAAGACATTGGAGGGCAAATCAGCCCTGTGGCTAGTGTTGGCATCTTGTTATTTATGTTTGTGGGGTATAGGATATTGGCTTACATTGCGTTGAGGCGCATCAAAGCTTGA